A segment of the Planctomycetia bacterium genome:
ATGTCGACGATGTTGACCCAAGGGATTCGGTAGTGGCATTCCGCCGCACGAAAGAAGGAGTCGACGGTTGCTTCGTCGCCGGCGACGAGGTTGGTGAGCAGCGCGAGAATGTTGCCGGCGTGACTATGTCCCCAAAGCAGAATGCGGCGCTCGGGAGCGATGTCGAGCGTGGCGAGTTCGTCGATCAGGCGCACGGCGGCATCGGCTCGTCCCAGATGGTGGTTCTCGCCCGACCAAGGAAAGATGCGCACCGGAATCGTCGGGCCACCGTCGGCGTTGAGCGCCTCTTCGAACTCGCGGGCATATTCGATCGTGTAGTTGCCGTTGTCTTTCATCACGGCATCGACGAGCACCTTGGCGATCTTGCCGAGGCCGCGACGTACGGCAGGAAAGAACCGACCGAGCTCGGTCAATACGCCCGCCGCATCGTTGCCCGCGAAGGTTCCGTGCAATAGATACACGGCACCGTAGCCGGCGGCTCGAAGTTGTCGAGCGGCCGACGCTAAGGCTTCGCGGTGTTCGTTACTTCCGGCGGACGGGGGCGCCGGCGGACTTGCCAGGACCGGTTGCGAAGTGAGGGGCGCGCCCCTGTAGAGCTGATGACGAAACCGATTGGCCGCGAACAGCGGTGTCGGCGGGGTCGAGTCGGCGGACGATGTTTTCCGTGGTACTAATGCCCAAAGTCCCTGTCCAAGTTTCATAGGGCCGGCCTTTCCGCTCATCGCCTTGGAAGAAAGCCAGATACGTCATCACGTCGGACGGTAGGAATTCGTGTTCGCTCGGAGCCAGCACCGTTTGCCGATGCACGCGCCGCCATGTGCCGGAGTTGAAATAGTTTTGGTTGAGGACGTAACCCTCGGCGTAGCTCGCGTCGAGGGCCACGTTCTCGGCATAGTGCGTGTGTCCATATACGATATGCTTCGCGCGACGGTTGCGAAAGTCTTGTTCGGCCAACGCATGGGTCGCGTAGGAGTCGTTCGACTGGCCGCGCAAGCCGTTCACGTAAAGCAGCAGATCGGCGGCCCATTTCGTCGAGATGCGCTTGCTGAACTTCAAGAGCCGTTGCAAGTTGTCGACGACATCGTTCGGGTTCCAGGTGTCGCGCTCGCGCACGTAGGAAAGATCGAGGAAGTCGTCGGCCAGGCGGTCCCAAATGAGCTTCACGCGCTTGCGCAGTTCGGGAAACGCGCAGGTTCGTTCGAGGATGCCGTCGACCCAAACAGGCACGAGCAGCAACGGCCGGACGTTGTCGATTTCCCGCAGGCCTGCGAACGTGGCGTCGGGCAAGTCGCCCCCCATCTCGGCTTCGACTTGTGCGGGGAATCGGTTCAGAAGCTCGATGACGATCGAGTCGCCGAGGCTGCTCGTGTTGCGATCTCCTTCGAAGTTGAACGGATCGTAGATGTCGCCGTGGCGACCGAACATCTTATGCGCGCGCATCGCGGCGAGAATCGTTTCGCTCTCGTTCGGATCGTGCGGAAACGGTTGATCGGCCCGATTCGAGAGGCCCATGTGGCGCACGATCGATTGGCGGAGCAGATCGTAGCTCGGGCCGGGCAAGCGAAAGAACCAGTCGTGGTTGCCGACCATGTAATGAATGTTCACTTTTACCGGCTGCTCTTCGCGAGTGAACGCAGGTCTGCCGAGCGCATCTGCCGGCGCAAGACGAATCACGTTCTCGGTGGCGAGGCGGCGCAAGACGGTGAGCGAAGCTTCGTTATGCTTGAGAATGCCGGCCGTAATCTGAGTGACCATCTCGATGTATTCGGGCTTCGACGAATCGCTCCACGGGCGAACGTCTTTGCTTTTAAGCCAACGCGTGGAACGAATGACGTCGAGCACGTCGCCGAGTAGCACGACGTCGAGCTGTTCGATCGGTCGATAGGAGCCGTCGGCTCGTTGCGATGCGGCGCAGGCAAGATCTTGCAGACGCTCGGCAAAGACGTCGAACGCCCCGGCCGAAATCGTGGCGCCGCTGGTGCCGTCGGTGAGGTGAAGATCGCTGATGACGACGAGCATGGCAACTTCCCTGTTGCAGTTCGGAGGGCGTTCGAGCGGACATGCCGACGAGCGCGAGCTTGCTACTCATCCGAAACTATCGACCTGGTCGACTTGAGGAGTTGAGAAGATTTTCCGATCGTAGCGAACATAAGGCCGCCGGCGCAGCAAGCGGGCGTCTGCCGCGAGCAGGAAAGCTCACGGCAGACGCCCGATGAAGAACAGCAAGTCTCAGTTACCGCGGCGGAATTACTTCGCCGGCGAGAACCGGAAGAATTTATTGCCGGTCGTCGTGAAGTAGATCTCGCCGGCTTCGTCTTCGCCGAATGAGACAACCGGCAAAACGTTGCCTTTGATTTCTTGGTTTGCCAGCACCTTCTGCTTCGTAGCATCGTAGGCGAGGGCCCACACGGTTCCGCGAACGTAGTCGGCGTAGATATACTTTCCTTGCAGTGCCGGCACTTTCGAGCCGCGATAGACGGAGCCGCCGGTGATCGAGCGACCGAGATCGTGGTGGTATTCCCAAATCGGCTCGATGTATTCCGGCTTCGGTTGCGAACCCTCAGGTCGGAACTGGTGCATCCCTTCGCGCTTGTTCCAGCCGTAGTTGCCGCCGCGAACGATGATGTCGATCTCTTCCCAAATGTCTTGGCCCACGTCGGCGGCCCACAGCGCACCGGTTTTGCGATCGAACGCGAGCCGCCAAATGTTGCGGATCCCGTAAGCCCAGATTTCGCCTCGGGCATCTTTCCGGCCGACAAACGGATTATCTTTCGGTACCGCGTAGCCGAGCCCTTCGTCTTGATGATCGACATCCAATCGCAAGATCGAGCCGTTCAGCGTTGCGAGATTTTGGCCGTTCTTTTCCGGATCGTTGAACAAGCCCCCGTCGCCCAGAGCGATGTAAAGCATGCCGTCGGGCCCGAAGGCGATCGTGCCGCCGTTGTGGTTCCAGAACGGCTGCGGGATGCGGATGACTTCTTTTTCGGTCGCAGGGTCGGCAGTCGCCGCACCGGCCGACGCAGCATGGAAGCGGGAAACGACCGAGGTGTGCGCCGGCGCGTCTTTCTTCGTGTAGAACACGAAGAACTGCCCGTTGTCTTTAAACTTCGGATGGAATGCGAAGCCGAGGAAGCCTTCCTCGTTTTCGGTATCTTTGTAAGTCACGTGCTTTTGGAAATCGAACCAGAGCTTCGGTTCCGCGGCATCGTCGGCCTTGTCGATCACATAGATGTTGCCGAGTTGCGAAGCGACGAAAAGCCGGCCGCTGCCGTCGCCGGCGTGCGTGATGACGATTGGGCGTTGGATCTCGTCTTCGAGCTTCGGGAAGGCCGGCTCGATCGCCACTCCGGCCAACGGCGAAGCGTCGACATCGGTCGGTGCGCCGGAAACGATCGAAACGCCGACCATCTTGCCGGCCGTCAGGTCGGGGATCAGGAGTTGGCCGCTTTTCGGGTTGAGTGTGAGATCGGCCGGGCCGGTGAGGGTCGGGCCATGTTTCACGGCCGGGCCTTTGCCGCCGCGAAGGATCGAGAGCGTCCCCTTGCCGACTTGCGTGACGTAGATGTTGTTATCGAAATCGCGCGCAATGCCGTCGCCGGTTTCCAACCCGTCGGCGATCAACTCCAGCGCGCCATCTTTCAAGCTCAATCGGTTGAGTTCGCCGCTGCCGTAGTCGAGCACCAAGAGATGGTCCGGGCCGTCCATCAAGAGCCCATTGGGAGTCTTGATCTTCGGATTTTTGGAATCGACGACGGTCGACACTTTGCCGTCGGCCGCGATCTTATAGATGGCCCCTCCGGCCCCCTTCAGGTCTCCCGAATCGGAGACGTAGAGATTACCGGCGGCATCCGCTTCGATGTCGTTTAAGAACAGCGGCGGCACGGGAAACGCGTCGGCGGCGGCGAAGACTTCTTTGCCCCCTTTCGTGCCGATGCGTAAGACCTTCTTGTTGTCGGTGACGAACAGTTGTTCGCCGATGTAAACCATCCCCTTCGGGTCGTCGAGACCGTCGGCGAGGGTCTTCTTGTCGGCGCCGCTGATGATCGTGATCTTGCCGTCACCGTCTTTGCCGAACTCGCCGATCTCGGACACTGCGATGGTGAACGTCGGGAATGTCTTCGCATAGCTGACGCCGACTGCGATCGACTCCGGGTTCTTTAATTCCGCCGCCAGTGGCGTGACGACCGGTTCCGTAGCTTGCACGACGGCTGCCGGCGGCAAGCTGCCGATGAACGCCGCGACGAATATCCGACTTAATGAAAATTTCATGGTTGAGTTCTCGAGAGACTAGGGCGATGCAAAGCGCGGTGTCGGGGATCGGAACCGCCGACACGGAAACGAGATAATACGTCGTCGCGCGGTGAGTTGCTAGCGGTTTCAGCGCCGGATCGTGTCGGAACGGGAATGATTTGCTTGTCTTTCCCCTGCTGACTTCTAGACTGAAACTCGCATGCTGTTTTGGGTTGCCAACGATCTTGTCGAAGGGTTGCCGATGTTTTCTATGTGGGTAAAGCGGACCGTCATTGCGGTGGCTGTGTTGGGTGGCTTGGCAGTAACCGGAGCGATCGTCGTATCCGGATCGGTGCGGGGCTTCATCGAAGGCTTTCGACCTGGGCCGGAAGTCGGCGACACGGCGTTAACAGCTTCGGAACTGATTCCGGCCCTCGAAACGAAGCCGCCGGCGGGCGTTGCGCCCGTTGCCGCGGAGCAGGTCGCCCAGGCCGCGATCGAACACGAGGGGATTTTCCCGGTCGTGGTTCGGGCCGAGGTCGGCGGTAAGCCGGCCGAGATGCGATTGACCGGCCAAGCGATTCGCAAAGCGTTCGGAATCAAATTCTATAAGATCGGCAGCTATTGTTGCGAAACGATCTCCCCGACGAATGTCGATGCACTTGCCGCCGCCGACGTGCCGAAGCAACTGCTGCTGGTCATGGAACGGGATGTTTCAGAGGCGGTATTGTCGCGCAGTTTTCGCGAGACGTTCGAGAAGAATGATCCCGACAAGAAGTTCGTGAAAGAGATTCAAACGATGCTCGATTACATGACGAGCAGCCCTTTGAAAAAGGGAGAGCATGTCCTGATCACGCACTTGCCTCAGACCGGTGTTTCGGTTCGCGGGCGCAATCAAGATCCGATTACGGTCGACAACCCCGCGTTTGCGGAAGTCGTGTGGAACGTCTACATGGGCCCAAAGGGAGTGAGCGACGAGCTACGAACGGGGCTAGGAACAAGGCTGAAAAAATAGACGTCGTATCGTAGCGTCACCAGCCCCCTCCTTCGCTTGCGTTTTCGGCGACAAACCTCTGCCGCCTCTCACGGCCGTCGGCGAATCTTCACGCCGCCGCTTTCAAACACGACGGGCCATGAGCTTCGCACGATCTCCGGTGCCGGGCGGCCGGCATCTTCCACGACGTATTCGACCGGCACTTCCTTCAATACGAAGTCGATCGTCTCGTCGTCCGGCTCGGTATAGAACTTCTTTCGCCCACGGCTGCGCCGATACACCTCTTCGGGCGCGATGAAACCGTTGGAAAATGTGTAGTCTTCGCGCCCTTCGTAGTACATCGTTCGCCCGGCAAGGTTCGAGCCGAGCGTGAAGTGGCGTTTGTAGATGAATGAAACGGCATCGCTGCGCGCGGCATCGCGAATCTCGCAATCGCTCCAAGGATGTAGGATCACGCTGCCGTACGGAATGTTTTCTCGCATATATGCCAAGGCTTGCATCTGCTCCGGCGTTACTTCGAGATACGTGGTTGCCGGGGCAAGATGTTCGGCCGTAACGGTGACGAGCCAATAACCGGCGACGGCGAGCAGAGCCCAAGTGGAGCGTTGTTTCCACGCCGCGCGATGGGTAACGCAGTCTAATAGCACGCCGGACCCGAGCGTGGCAAGGAGCCAAGAGCCGAATTCCGTCGGACGATAAAGGTTCGGCGAACTCCACCATTGCCCACCGGCCGTAATGCCGACATCGACGACCCACGGGACCGTAAACCCGATCAGCGCTGCGGCTGCGATGATCTGCTCGCTCGCGCGTAACGTCCCTTTGCGGCGACGTTCAACGAGATGTGCGACGCCGAGAATCGCAATATGCACGAAACGGCAAAAGACATACACGACGAGCCCAATCGTGTAGACGACCTGTGCCGTAACCCGTTGATACCACGCCACGGGAGCCGGCGGGATCGCCATGTCGGAACTGGGCGGCGAGGTTTCTTTCTTCGAGGGCTTCCGTTTCCAGTGATCGAGATTCGCGAGCACATGGCCGACGGTGTCGTCGTCGGCCAGGCGCGATTGCCAAGTGTTGCGATAAGAATCGCCGAACACGTTGTCGACGACGATGCGCGGCGGAGCGATCGGACGCTCGCCCAGGTAGAGAAGTTGCAGCGAACCGAAGGCGACGATCCCCATCAGCGCGGGAACGACAAGGCGACTCGCCGGCAATCGCATTCGCTTCGAGGTTCGTCGTCGCGTGAGATCGGCGACGAAGCCGACACCTCCCCAGAGACCGATCGCGCCGAGCATGAGAAAAGCATGAAATGCCTCGAAGCAGGGCATCGTGCCGATAAGCACGATCGATAACGCCACCCAGCATTTGCGTCCGGAGGCTAGAAAGCGGTCGAGCGCGAGTAGCCCCAGCAGAGTCGCGGCCGGTGTGATGTCGAGCGGCTTGAGTGCTGGTGTGACGCTGGTGAGCCCATAGATCAAAAGAGCGATACAACCGGCCGCATACGACTTCAACACCCTGCGCGCGAAGGCGAGGATCGCAAGCCCGTTGATGACGATGCCGAGCGTCGGCACGTAGAACCAGAACCCCGAAAGGTAAGGGATGCCGGCTTCGGAACCTAAACCGTTGAGCTTTGCGGAAAAGAGGTGGGGAAAGTAATGGCTCGGGAACTTGTGGCCTGCGAAACGGAGACAGTCGGGAGGCACATCGTGGATGAGTGCCGCACACGACATCATATTCGTCGTCTTATCGGTGAACGCCGCACCATAGAGCCGGAGTCGCGAGCCGTCGAAATCGAAGAGAGGAACCGTGCGCACGAGGTAGTAGCACACGAGCATAGCGATAATGACATAGCCTGCCGCTTCCCATGAACTGTGCAAACGGGGAAGACGCAAATAGCTCTGAAAGTTCTTCGCCGTCCGACCTTCGCGAATCTTCGCTCGATCCCTAGCCATCAGGATGAGGAGGGCGCTCGCGATGAAAACCAACTCGAACGTGAAAGCGAGCGAAGCAGGCTCTCCTGCCGACTGCGCAGCCAGTGCGCCCCAAGAAACGAAGCAGTTAAAGAGCACCCCAAGTAGCCCAACCGTGGCCCAACGCTCGGCGCGGCATCCGCTTCGCAAGCGAAACAGCTTCGTCAGCAGCCAGCCGGGCAAGGCGACGTCGAGCAGGCATTGCACCGCGAACTCGAGTGAGTAGCCCCAATTCCAATGAGGCACGAGCGCAGCGAGATCGAGCGAGGCTGGTTCCATGACATCCGTGCGAGCGGCGGAACGATCGGGATCGGCCCGAAAGGTAACACGCCGGCCGCACCGCGAGCAATCGGACTCGAGTAGGCGCAAAAAAAGCCGGCTTCTCGGCGGGAATCGAGAAGCCGGCCGTGTTGCAATCGGGAACCGTCCGACGTTTAACCCGTCGGGCAACTCACCATGTCGAACTCATGAAGCGGAGGCGAACGGTGGAAACAAAGTCGAACTCACGCGGCCCTGATTACGCGGAAGTAGCAATCCTTTGCGTTACGAACACCTATCTGCGTCACGGAACATCGTGGCCGGCCGTTGCGAAGTCGACTGCGAATCAAGAACCGCTGCGTACTCTCCTACATGTGCTGTCGTCTGAACTCCGAAGCCTGCGACCGTTGCGGATCGCCGGCTTCGGCTGAAAAAGCGATTCTCTCGTCGCGCAAAACTTGGCAGCGCGGTAGCCCTATTGCCTGCGGAAAAGGAACGAAAATAGATGTGATTTCACCGAGCGGCGATGCTTTTTCAAGCGGCCCTGCTCGGTGCTTTGGAAGATATCAGGCTTTCGATCGATTGCAAGAAATTGCCGGCTGGAATTCGCCTAACAGTCAACGGTCATCCAGTATGCGCCATCGGCAGTCCCGCTAGACGCGACCCAAGACGAACGATCGCTCTGATTCCTATCGGAACATGTACCAGGCGTTTAGCTCGACGAAGTTGTGCGACAAGCGGTCGCCCGGTTGCTTAGCTCGCTTCGCTCGGCCACAATAACTCGCTCGGCGAAACTGGCGCTCGAAGATAGTTTGCCGAATTCCCACCGGAGCGATGCACCCCTGATGAAACTCGTCCCTTTAAACGATTACGTTGTCATTCGTCCGCAAGCGGCCGAAGTCGAAACCGCCGGCGGCATCGTCTTGCCCGACTCGGCGCAAGAGCAGTCTTTCCAGGGACGCGTGCTAGCGGTCGGCGATGGGCTCCGGTTCGACGGCTCGCAGAATCGAAGCGCCTGCCAAGTGCAAGAAGGGGATCGGATCCTCTATTCTCGCTACGCTGGTTCGCCGGTCACGGTCAATGGAGAAGAGCTCATCATCATGAGCGAGCGACAAATTCTCGCGATCTTGCGATAAATCGCCTCTTTCCGCTGAATCGGCGATGTTCCTACCGTCGCCTCTCCGTTGAATTCTGCCCCCTCGTAGACCGATGCTTTCGACACTGCTCCCGAGTACAATACCGGGCGTCGTTCGTTTCGGGTGCCGGGGCACGCATCGGGCCGCCGCTGGAATTCCGACGAACCGTTTCATCTCCGAAAGGTTGCGGAAATGCGGTTCGTCCGCAAAGACGGCGGCGTCTATCAGGCCGAAAGCAACCATGTGAACTACGAAACGTGCATCACGATCATGGCGTTCGTCGAAGCCAACAAAGACGGCCGCTATACGAAGCTGATCAAAGGGGCCGAGAAGTACGTCAAAGAGTTGCAATGGGATGAGAGTGAAGGAAAGGACAAGAGCTCGACCGAATACGGCGGCGCCGGCTACGGCCGTAGCAAACGGCCCGACCTCTCGAACACCACCTTCTTGATCGACGCGCTGAAGGCTGCCGGAGCGGGCCCTGACGACGAAGCGTTGAAGAAGGCGCTCGTATTCGTCTCGCGCTGCCAGAATCTCGAAACGGAATACAACACGACGGAATTCAGCGCTAAGAATCCCGACGGCGGCTTTTACTACACGCCGGCAGCCGGCGGATCGAGCCAAGCCGGAAAGACCGAGCAAGGGGGCCTGCGCAGCTATGCGTCGATGACCTATGCCGGGCTCAAGAGCATGATCTTCGCGGGGCTCGGCTCGAACGACCCGCGTGTGAAAGCGGCGACCGAATGGCTGCAAAAGAACTACGCCTTAGATACGAATCCGGGCATGGGGCAAGCGGGGCTGTTCTACTACTACCACACCTTCGCCAAGACGCTCGACGCACTCGGGAAGGAGACGTTTACCGATTCCGCGGGTATGGCGCATGCATGGCGCATCGATCTGGCAAAGGTCTTGGTCGAACGGCAAAACGCCGACGGATCTTGGACGAATAAAGAAGCGCGGTGGATGGAAGGGGATCCGAACCTGGTGACCGGCTACGCCTTGCTGGCGATGGCCTACCTTCATCCGGCGAAGTAGCGAAAGCGAGCGGAGCCACGGAGCGCATGGCGTTCGGCCATGCGCTCCTTTTTTTGTCACGACATTTCAGCGAGACGGAGTTCGACGATGAGAAACGTGAGCAAGTATGTCGTGTTGTGCCTTTCGACGCTCGCCTGCACGGCCCGCGCCGACGACTGGCCGCAATGGCGTGGTCCGACGCGCGACGACGTATGGCGCGAAACGGGGCTCATCGAGAAGTTTGCCGGCGAGCAAGTACCGATTCG
Coding sequences within it:
- a CDS encoding PQQ-dependent sugar dehydrogenase, producing MVGVSIVSGAPTDVDASPLAGVAIEPAFPKLEDEIQRPIVITHAGDGSGRLFVASQLGNIYVIDKADDAAEPKLWFDFQKHVTYKDTENEEGFLGFAFHPKFKDNGQFFVFYTKKDAPAHTSVVSRFHAASAGAATADPATEKEVIRIPQPFWNHNGGTIAFGPDGMLYIALGDGGLFNDPEKNGQNLATLNGSILRLDVDHQDEGLGYAVPKDNPFVGRKDARGEIWAYGIRNIWRLAFDRKTGALWAADVGQDIWEEIDIIVRGGNYGWNKREGMHQFRPEGSQPKPEYIEPIWEYHHDLGRSITGGSVYRGSKVPALQGKYIYADYVRGTVWALAYDATKQKVLANQEIKGNVLPVVSFGEDEAGEIYFTTTGNKFFRFSPAK
- a CDS encoding chalcone isomerase family protein — encoded protein: MLFWVANDLVEGLPMFSMWVKRTVIAVAVLGGLAVTGAIVVSGSVRGFIEGFRPGPEVGDTALTASELIPALETKPPAGVAPVAAEQVAQAAIEHEGIFPVVVRAEVGGKPAEMRLTGQAIRKAFGIKFYKIGSYCCETISPTNVDALAAADVPKQLLLVMERDVSEAVLSRSFRETFEKNDPDKKFVKEIQTMLDYMTSSPLKKGEHVLITHLPQTGVSVRGRNQDPITVDNPAFAEVVWNVYMGPKGVSDELRTGLGTRLKK
- a CDS encoding co-chaperone GroES, yielding MKLVPLNDYVVIRPQAAEVETAGGIVLPDSAQEQSFQGRVLAVGDGLRFDGSQNRSACQVQEGDRILYSRYAGSPVTVNGEELIIMSERQILAILR